The Triticum urartu cultivar G1812 chromosome 5, Tu2.1, whole genome shotgun sequence genome contains the following window.
gcgtgtgtttaccttggcaccgcgagccatgaagcaataggtagaagcggagtagtccttgtcatttgcatcggtgtcggtgacgaggtcattgtcttcagtattgaagatggacttggcaacgtatgctgtagccagacttgcgacgcctgaatcggactcctcctcagactccacctccgcctcctcagaagcggactcctcctccgagtccatttccttgccaacaaacgcacgtgccttgccagatgagctcttcttgtgtgatgaagactttgaggaagacttggacgaagactttgagtatttcttcttcttcttgtcgtcagagtcatattccttgctcttcttcttctttttgttctcattgtcccactgtggacactcagagatgaagtggccaggtttcttgcacttgtgacacgttttcttcttgtagtcgtgagcagaagcttcatcattccttgagcttgatcgggaagactttctgaagcctttcttcttggtgaatttttggaacttcttcacaagcatagcaagttctcttccaatgtcttcaggatcatcagaactgctgtcagattcttcttcagatgaggagacaacttttgccttcaaggcacgagttcgcccatagtttggaccatagatatctcttttctcagaaagctgaaactcatgtgtgttgagcctctcaagtatgtcagatggatcgagtgtcttgaaatcagaacgttcttgaatcatcagggctaggatgtcaaacgaactatcaagtgatctcagtagtgtcttgacgacttcatgtttggtgatctcaatagcgccgagggcttgaatctcatttgtgatgtcagtgagtcggtcaaaagtgtgctggacattctcattgtcatttcgcttgaagcggttgaagaggttgcgaaggacactgattctctgatctctctgggttgagatgccttcattgaccttggagagccagtcccagaccagcttagatgtcttcaaagcactcacacggccatactgtcctttggttaggtgaccacagatgatattcttggcagtagagtccagttgaacaaatttcttgacatcagcagtagtgacaccttctccagccttgggaacgccgttttcgacgacataccataggtcgacatcaatggcttcaagatgcatgcgcatcttattcttccagcagggatattcagttccatcgaagacggggcacgcagcggagactttaattatccctgcagtcgacatagctaaaactccaggtggttaaaccgaatcacacagaacaagggagcaccttgctctaataccaattgaaagtgcgttatatcgactagagggggggtgaataggcgatttttatgaaagtcttcaaaacatggaagttatgaagacaaacgatagaaataaacctattaccatgcagcggaaggtagactacactaggcaagccatagtcaagtgttcaatgaagtgaaagcacaatgacttaatagcagcaatgtagtaaggatcaggtaggaagatattatgaagccatacagagcatgcagtcactcagtgaagacaaaagatagtgcaaacatacaatgacttcacaaggagcaacagtaagtaaagggaagggaagatgaaaccagtgactcgttgaagacaatgatttgttggaccagttccagttgctgtgacaactgtacgtctggttggggcggctaggtatttaaaccttaggacacccagtcctgaacacgcagctcaggacacctagtcctcaccgtattccccttgagctaaggtcacacagacctcgcccaatcactctggtaagtcttcaaggtagactcccaaaccttcacagacttccgttcaccggcaatccacaatgtctcttggatgctcagaacgcgacgcctaaccggctggaggatgcacagtcctcaagtgtaataagtcttcagatcacacagataagaagacttaagtgatgcccaattctctctggctctgggtggttagggctttatcctcgcaaggaattctctctcaaaggcttcgaggtgggttgctctcaaacgacaaaagccgtactctaatctgagcagccaaccgtttatggttgtagggggtgggcctatttatagccacttggcaacctgacctgatttgtccgaaatgaccctgggtcactaaggaactgacatgtgttccaacggtcagatttcaaactcacacggcaactttacttgggctaaaagaaaagctgacttgtccgactctggacaagattcgctctcatagtcttcactcgaaacATAGGTTtgttggttaggcatcacttcagtcagtctgactggttctcttggaccccacttaacagtacggtggttcctatgactcaacacaaaagaaaaagaactacgaaagatctaagtcttcgagctccataggcttcatgtggtgtcttctcttgtcatagtcttcaatgtgaatatcttcatataccacctttgacttcaatgtcttcatacatttttaggggtcatctctggtaggaaaaccgaatcaatgagggacttctacctgtgttatcctgcaattctcacaaacacattagtccctcaactaggtttgtcgtcaatactccaaaaccaactaggggtggcactagatgcacttacaagtgCTGGTAAATCACCCTCCTGAATCAAGCTTTCTGCACCTGCTGCAATTTCTATTTTTTCCATCTCTGAATGAGTTTATTGATTTGGCAAAGCTCTAATAAGTCAGCTGCTTGCTATCAGTACAGTTGAAGTAATTTTGCTTACTTACCTGACGTATCATGAACAACAATAGAACTTTGAGTGGCTGGAATTGTCGTTTCATTTGCCATCGGGTGTGCACCGACATGCGTGCCACTATCCACTGCAGCTGCTACATGATATTTTTAGTTAGGAAGACATTTTCATCAAACACAGAGGGATGCTGATTGAGATGGTTAGATTGGAGGAATTCTTTTTACAATACCTGTTGTAGCCAATGTGCTCATTGATTTTGATCTTGTAGCAGCGAATGCATCCATGAGATTTCTAACAAAATCTTTTTTGTTGTCCTTGATTCCCTGCAGGAACTTCTCCATGGTGGCATCATCCTCCCCCCAGCACGTCCATCACAAATGGAACCTGGATGTTTGATACACCATGCTGTAACCGCATCTCTGAAGATCTTTTCAACCCCGTCATCCACGATAGCCCCAAGCTCTATGGGTGGCTGCGCAAGGTTGAACAGGATGATGCCACTAGTTAGTTAAATTTGTACAAACAATGATGCTTTGGAACGGTGAGTGCAATGCAGCTTACGCTATGTATGCCAAGGTCTGGTGGATTATCTGACATCATGGAGTGCCAAACCCAGTTGATGTTGTCCTTCCAGTTTTCTGGTTTGGTCTGTGACAATGAAGAATAATTGAATTGAAAAAACTAGTTCATGATCACCAAGGGTGTCAACAACAGTTAAAAAGTTGTGTGCGAGAGACATCACCTTGAACCGCCTAGGGTATCGCTCATCTAGACCAATTAG
Protein-coding sequences here:
- the LOC125509285 gene encoding uncharacterized protein LOC125509285, whose protein sequence is MEKFLQGIKDNKKDFVRNLMDAFAATRSKSMSTLATTAAAVDSGTHVGAHPMANETTIPATQSSIVVHDTSEMEKIEIAAGAESLIQEGDLPALDNTGRSPSLIRFSYQR